One genomic segment of Ctenopharyngodon idella isolate HZGC_01 chromosome 7, HZGC01, whole genome shotgun sequence includes these proteins:
- the wdr93 gene encoding WD repeat-containing protein 93 isoform X1: protein MAVNVTPGLEIPEPSDYSSCEDDHDVTYFTDLHQPDNNLPEPARTIDKLLKNHVDSAWEVISKQEKIEKDAQSPRQFPVLNATKEMKLPARTNCIVCSEDGLYLFLGHAHGLSVISTSTLTCVKTWQNERVELTSISFASLGNVTHLLCTVDDMGIARLFVHHMENIYLIKIINETEDINQRNICAKFEVSRRGDFGAAVMMCKFCIEIWVTVICESTDLLMLLLYVVNVTEASDSVWLDVYRFPQDVWFKELETKQATQSPWATEAKLSPIVLLMKIKPPEIPAGTSLKSPSEVLQKTEEGTIIGSGQNHLISSQQWENQDVAFRKMFVKYLSSSSMRPSQQKAEVPSNCTCHFLLHEGFYSIPGEMKAAKDIPIAMCLWWNGSHNLLQYLLLKKDKDSEPRPDVLWPSSQEILCSAVSACTRFIVLGLDGQLVTIWDRRFGCPFANIVIPGDSAICRMKLLLQSQLSVTHLLQGPFLPTLQLVLTCRSGECYSVTASRGEDTCTVPLIERPADPSSSVSVAVPVPFLKCLVLLMQRNGQVSIWEMEDGAPMFILNLPHTHVLSSLREPVYVLEPIQQNLYITGNRKTPLAKVTDRGEDESSLFIFSFSECSLMDLYRVKTPAVAEKDTRATLSGLEEACNFYFQERADSWKERNRNLPFQWEQLPKHVIK from the exons ATGGCTGTGAATGTCACACCAGGTTTAGAGATCCCAGAGCCGTCAGACTACAGCAGCTGTGAAGATGACCATGATGTGACTTATTTCACAGATCTGCATCAGCCTGATAATAATCTGCCTGAGCCTGCAAGAACGATCGATAAGCTGTTAAAAAACCATGTTGACAGTGCATGGGAAGTTATATCAAAGCAGGAGAAGATTGAGAAGGATGCACAATCACCAAGACAATTTCCTGTGTTGAATGCTACTAAAGAAATGAAg CTTCCAGCCAGAACTAATTGTATTGTGTGCTCTGAGGATGGCCTTTACCTGTTTCTGGGTCATGCTCATGGTCTGTCAGTCATCAGTACATCCACTCTCACCTGTGTAAAAACATGGCAGAATGAAAGAGTGGAGCTTACCAGCATCTCTTTTGCCTCTCTGGGAAACGTCACACACCTCTTATGCACAGTGGATGACATGG GTATTGCGCGGCTTTTTGTGCATCACATggagaatatttatttaataaaaatcatcaATGAAACT GAAGATATAAACCAAAGAAACATCTGTGCAAAATTTGAAGTGTCTAGAAGAGGAGACTTTGGAGCTGCAGTCATGATGTGTAAATTTTGTATTGAAATATGGGTTACAGTTATTTGTGAAAGCACTGATTTATTAATGCTGTTGTTATATGTTGTCAATGTCACTGAAGCCAGTGATTCTGTTTGGTTGGATGTCTATCGCTTCCCACAAGATGTGTGGTTCAAAGAGCTGGAAACAAAACAG gctacacaatcccCATGGGCCACAGAAGCCAAATTGTCTCCAATAGTTTTACTCATGAAGATCAAACCTCCAGAAATCCCTGCAG GAACCTCTCTGAAAAGTCCATCTGAGGTCTTGCAGAAGACAGAGGAAGGCACTATAATAGGCTCAGGCCAAAATCACCTCATTAGTAGTCAGCAATGGGAAAACCAGGATGTGGCATTTAGGAAAATGTTCGTGAAGTACCTCAGCTCCAGCTCTATGAGACCATCACAGCAGAAAGCGGAAGTTCCCAG CAACTGCACTTGTCACTTCTTACTGCATGAGGGGTTTTATTCAATCCCTGGGGAAATGAAGGCAGCTAAAG ATATTCCCATTGCCATGTGCCTGTGGTGGAATGGCAGTCATAATCTCTTACAGTATCTCCTGTTGAAGAAAGACAAAG ACAGTGAACCCAGACCGGATGTTCTGTGGCCCAGTTCTCAGGAAATCCTTTGCTCTGCTGTCAGTGCCTGCACACGGTTCATTGTTCTAGGGCTTGATGGTCAGCTGGTTACTATATGGGACAGACGGTTTG GGTGTCCATTTGCCAATATTGTGATCCCAGGAGACAGCGCCATTTGCAGGATGAAGCTTCTTTTGCAGAGTCAACTATCGGTCACTCATCTTCTTCAGGGTCCCTTTTTACCCACACTCCAGTTAGTGCTCACCTGCAGAAGTGGGGAGTGCTACAGTGTGACTGCGAGCAGAGGAGAAGACACGTGCACTGTTCCACTTATTGAGAG ACCCGCGGACCCAAGCAGTTCTGTCTCTGTTGCTGTACCTGTGCCCTTCCTGAAGTGTCTG GTTTTGTTGATGCAGAGAAATGGGCAAGTATCTATATGGGAAATGGAGGATGGAGCACCAATGTTCATCTTAAATCTGCCTCACACTCATGTGCTCAGCTCACTCAGGGAACCTGTGTATGTGCTCGAGCCAATCCAACAAAATCTGTATATTACAG GTAACAGAAAAACACCTTTAGCAAAGGTGACTGATAGGGGAGAGGATGAGAGCTCTCTCTTCATTTTCAGCTTTTCAGAATGTTCACTGATGGATCTGTACCGTGTCAAAACGCCTGCTGTAGCTGAAAAAGACACCAGAGCCACACTTTCAGGTTTGGAGGAGGCCTGCAACTTTTACTTCCAGGAAAG AGCTGACTCTTGGAAAGAGAGGAACAGAAATTTGCCTTTCCAGTGGGAGCAGTTACCGAAGCATGTTATTAAATGA
- the gnrhr2 gene encoding gonadotropin releasing hormone receptor 2, translating to MNSTRHTEDLFQKNSTCKYDVKNFNSSSTEDVPHPPHLPRFTTAAQVRVTLTLILCALSACCNLAVLYSANHNHRKRSHVRLIITNLAVADLLVTFIVMPLDAVWNITVQWLAGDLACRTLMFLKLVAMYSCAFVTVVISLDRQAAILNPLSINKARRRSKVLLSVAWTMSAVLSIPQVFVFHVVVIDSPKRFIQCTTYGSFNSRWHETLYNMLTFTFLFLFPLFIMISCYTRILFEISKKMTEDSLLSNKVQLRRSKNNIPKARMRTLKMTVVIVLSFMVCWTPYYMLGLWYWFCPAGLEETVSQSLSHILFIFGLLNACVDPIIYGLFTIPLCRDMRHRQREHNVVAFELENTNNSLMTSIRTSTSSLTLKRLTVQQTSREKLEWDGEYAHRIGDDGPKNGVAFTSYSTCID from the exons ATGAACTCAACTCGTCACACCGAGGATCTTTTTCAGAAGAATTCCACCTGTAAATATGATGTCAAAAACTTTAACTCGAGCAGCACTGAAGATGTTCCTCATCCTCCTCATCTTCCGCGCTTCACCACCGCAGCTCAGGTCCGAGTGACGCTCACCCTGATCCTGTGCGCGTTGTCCGCCTGCTGCAATCTCGCCGTGCTTTACTCAGCCAACCACAACCACAGAAAACGGTCCCACGTTCGGTTGATCATCACCAATCTGGCGGTGGCGGATTTACTGGTGACGTTCATCGTCATGCCGCTGGACGCGGTGTGGAATATAACTGTGCAGTGGCTCGCGGGGGATCTCGCGTGCCGGACGCTGATGTTCCTCAAACTCGTGGCCATGTACTCGTGCGCTTTCGTGACCGTGGTGATTAGTCTGGACCGACAGGCTGCCATTCTCAATCCTCTGTCTATCAACAAAGCGAGGAGGAGAAGTAAAGTTCTGCTGAGTGTAGCATGGACCATGAGTGCCGTGTTATCCATACCACAG GTGTTTGTTTTCCACGTTGTGGTGATTGATTCCCCCAAGCGGTTTATCCAGTGTACGACCTACGGCAGCTTTAACTCACGCTGGCACGAGACACTTTACAACATGCTTACCTTcaccttcctcttcctctttccACTCTTCATCATGATCTCCTGCTACACCAGGATACTGTTTGAGATCTCCAAGAAAATGACCGAAGACAgct TGCTGTCTAACAAAGTGCAGCTGCGCAGGTCAAAAAACAACATCCCTAAGGCACGCATGCGCACACTGAAGATGACTGTGGTCATCGTCCTGTCATTCATGGTTTGTTGGACACCCTACTACATGCTTGGCCTGTGGTACTGGTTCTGTCCTGCTGGTCTGGAGGAAACAGTGTCCCAGTCCCTCTCACACATCCTTTTTATCTTTGGCCTATTAAATGCTTGTGTGGACCCCATCATCTACGGTCTCTTCACCATTCCACTGTGCAGAGACATGAGGCACCGACAGCGTGAACATAACGTTGTAGCTTTTGAGCTGGAGAACACTAATAACTCTTTGATGACTTCCATCAGAACTTCCACCTCCTCTCTCACTTTAAAGAGGCTGACAGTTCAGCAGACTTCTAGAGAAAAGCTAGAATGGGACGGAGAGTATGCGCACAGGATTGGAGATGATGGGCCAAAGAATGGTGTGGCTTTTACAAGTTATTCCACCTGTATAGACTAA
- the wdr93 gene encoding WD repeat-containing protein 93 isoform X2, with translation MAVNVTPGLEIPEPSDYSSCEDDHDVTYFTDLHQPDNNLPEPARTIDKLLKNHVDSAWEVISKQEKIEKDAQSPRQFPVLNATKEMKLPARTNCIVCSEDGLYLFLGHAHGLSVISTSTLTCVKTWQNERVELTSISFASLGNVTHLLCTVDDMGIARLFVHHMENIYLIKIINETEDINQRNICAKFEVSRRGDFGAAVMMSSDSVWLDVYRFPQDVWFKELETKQATQSPWATEAKLSPIVLLMKIKPPEIPAGTSLKSPSEVLQKTEEGTIIGSGQNHLISSQQWENQDVAFRKMFVKYLSSSSMRPSQQKAEVPSNCTCHFLLHEGFYSIPGEMKAAKDIPIAMCLWWNGSHNLLQYLLLKKDKDSEPRPDVLWPSSQEILCSAVSACTRFIVLGLDGQLVTIWDRRFGCPFANIVIPGDSAICRMKLLLQSQLSVTHLLQGPFLPTLQLVLTCRSGECYSVTASRGEDTCTVPLIERPADPSSSVSVAVPVPFLKCLVLLMQRNGQVSIWEMEDGAPMFILNLPHTHVLSSLREPVYVLEPIQQNLYITGNRKTPLAKVTDRGEDESSLFIFSFSECSLMDLYRVKTPAVAEKDTRATLSGLEEACNFYFQERADSWKERNRNLPFQWEQLPKHVIK, from the exons ATGGCTGTGAATGTCACACCAGGTTTAGAGATCCCAGAGCCGTCAGACTACAGCAGCTGTGAAGATGACCATGATGTGACTTATTTCACAGATCTGCATCAGCCTGATAATAATCTGCCTGAGCCTGCAAGAACGATCGATAAGCTGTTAAAAAACCATGTTGACAGTGCATGGGAAGTTATATCAAAGCAGGAGAAGATTGAGAAGGATGCACAATCACCAAGACAATTTCCTGTGTTGAATGCTACTAAAGAAATGAAg CTTCCAGCCAGAACTAATTGTATTGTGTGCTCTGAGGATGGCCTTTACCTGTTTCTGGGTCATGCTCATGGTCTGTCAGTCATCAGTACATCCACTCTCACCTGTGTAAAAACATGGCAGAATGAAAGAGTGGAGCTTACCAGCATCTCTTTTGCCTCTCTGGGAAACGTCACACACCTCTTATGCACAGTGGATGACATGG GTATTGCGCGGCTTTTTGTGCATCACATggagaatatttatttaataaaaatcatcaATGAAACT GAAGATATAAACCAAAGAAACATCTGTGCAAAATTTGAAGTGTCTAGAAGAGGAGACTTTGGAGCTGCAGTCATGATGT CCAGTGATTCTGTTTGGTTGGATGTCTATCGCTTCCCACAAGATGTGTGGTTCAAAGAGCTGGAAACAAAACAG gctacacaatcccCATGGGCCACAGAAGCCAAATTGTCTCCAATAGTTTTACTCATGAAGATCAAACCTCCAGAAATCCCTGCAG GAACCTCTCTGAAAAGTCCATCTGAGGTCTTGCAGAAGACAGAGGAAGGCACTATAATAGGCTCAGGCCAAAATCACCTCATTAGTAGTCAGCAATGGGAAAACCAGGATGTGGCATTTAGGAAAATGTTCGTGAAGTACCTCAGCTCCAGCTCTATGAGACCATCACAGCAGAAAGCGGAAGTTCCCAG CAACTGCACTTGTCACTTCTTACTGCATGAGGGGTTTTATTCAATCCCTGGGGAAATGAAGGCAGCTAAAG ATATTCCCATTGCCATGTGCCTGTGGTGGAATGGCAGTCATAATCTCTTACAGTATCTCCTGTTGAAGAAAGACAAAG ACAGTGAACCCAGACCGGATGTTCTGTGGCCCAGTTCTCAGGAAATCCTTTGCTCTGCTGTCAGTGCCTGCACACGGTTCATTGTTCTAGGGCTTGATGGTCAGCTGGTTACTATATGGGACAGACGGTTTG GGTGTCCATTTGCCAATATTGTGATCCCAGGAGACAGCGCCATTTGCAGGATGAAGCTTCTTTTGCAGAGTCAACTATCGGTCACTCATCTTCTTCAGGGTCCCTTTTTACCCACACTCCAGTTAGTGCTCACCTGCAGAAGTGGGGAGTGCTACAGTGTGACTGCGAGCAGAGGAGAAGACACGTGCACTGTTCCACTTATTGAGAG ACCCGCGGACCCAAGCAGTTCTGTCTCTGTTGCTGTACCTGTGCCCTTCCTGAAGTGTCTG GTTTTGTTGATGCAGAGAAATGGGCAAGTATCTATATGGGAAATGGAGGATGGAGCACCAATGTTCATCTTAAATCTGCCTCACACTCATGTGCTCAGCTCACTCAGGGAACCTGTGTATGTGCTCGAGCCAATCCAACAAAATCTGTATATTACAG GTAACAGAAAAACACCTTTAGCAAAGGTGACTGATAGGGGAGAGGATGAGAGCTCTCTCTTCATTTTCAGCTTTTCAGAATGTTCACTGATGGATCTGTACCGTGTCAAAACGCCTGCTGTAGCTGAAAAAGACACCAGAGCCACACTTTCAGGTTTGGAGGAGGCCTGCAACTTTTACTTCCAGGAAAG AGCTGACTCTTGGAAAGAGAGGAACAGAAATTTGCCTTTCCAGTGGGAGCAGTTACCGAAGCATGTTATTAAATGA
- the myzap gene encoding myocardial zonula adherens protein isoform X1 codes for MLQNGMAGAISTTTTTEIPDLNERRIRRLRLTLRPEDSAKTQNETANSGEKLVSGSWKKKNGLMQRERPPGRESPQQEDKHLVTNGIGSEQLAQHGPRVYGVVHSTGSNHQQEVIAREWSVSHLRDEMRYIREVRDSLEKVRERMYGQFGGMQQSVQKLSQELKAANSHKRFLESEVRTRRAAMDSFDQMNSSLISANIDLQKSLLESCHNRVGNRDEMRSLRSSMEKTEEKLKETERQLAAAQAENRSLKHQVETSQEAKTQALKELSAKLQREYEEQLQEQQRKYRDEIEALQAQLDDYMRRLEEAERNAQIAEAKIAERDQRITEVERLLNCMAQEKGDLTKKLVECEQRLRGLDQTDHADKAVAKQAEQLKGEAAELRERIKHLNDMVFSQQRKVKAMIEEVETLREKVAQKDMFIAELLDRIAIVECENNELEDKLKYFMSVQRASETKVATRDVGVGCDLPVRSEELLYVAPVQPSPVSSTLRSSSRLSNSLLKYTPGQYTTMLRSNVVHTQETTTSTTQTATLSSSYVHTSDEDGTSESPTAPELSSATSPRARTSPSQIYTPFMRLMEMSSKMSID; via the exons ATGCTGCAAAATGGCATGGCCGGTGCCATTAGCACCACAACCACTACAGAGATACCAGACCTCAATGAG AGGAGAATCAGACGTCTCAGATTAACCCTCCGGCCTGAGGACAGTGCTAAAACTCAGAATGAAACTGCCAACTCT GGGGAGAAACTGGTCAGTGGTTcctggaaaaagaaaaatgggCTCATGCAGAGAGAAAGACCACCTGGGAGAGAATCACCTCAACAAGAAGACAAG CACCTTGTGACCAATGGCATCGGTAGTGAACAGCTCGCTCAGCACGGGCCCAGAGTTTATGGCGTGGTGCACAGCACAGGCTCCAACCACCAACAGGAAGTGATAGCACGAGAGTGGTCTGTCAGTCACCTGAGGGATGAGATGAGGTACATCAGAGAG GTACGTGACTCTTTGGAAAAAGTCAGAGAGCGGATGTATGGCCAGTTTGGAGGGATGCAACAATCAGTGCAAAAATTATCTCAGGAATTAAAG GCGGCCAACTCTCATAAGCGTTTCCTAGAGTCAGAGGTGAGGACGAGAAGGGCAGCTATGGACAGCTTTGACCAGATGAACAGCTCCCTTATATCAGCAAACATTGATCTGCAG AAATCATTGCTGGAAAGCTGTCATAACCGTGTGGGGAACAGGGATGAGATGAGATCTCTGCGCAGCTCGATGGAGAAGACAGAAGAGAAACTCAAGGAAACAGAGAGACAACTAGCAGCAGCACAGGCTGAAAACCGCTCTCTCAAACATCAG gtggaGACTTCTCAGGAGGCAAAGACTCAAGCACTGAAAGAGTTGAGTGCTAAGCTACAGAGGGAATATGAGGAACAGCTGCAGGAACAGCAGAGGAAGTACAGAGATGAGATCGAGGCATTGCAG GCACAGCTTGATGACTACATGAGGAGACTTGAGGAGGCAGAGAGGAATGCTCAGATAGCTGAGGCAAAGATCGCTGAAAGGGACCAAAGAATTACAGAGGTGGAAAGGCTACTAAACTGTATGGCTCAG GAGAAGGGTGACCTAACAAAAAAACTTGTTGAATGTGAACAACGTTTGCGTGGTTTGGACCAAACTGACCATGCAGACAAAGCTGTGGCCAAACA GGCCGAGCAGCTGAAAGGGGAAGCAGCAGAACTGCGAGAGAGAATAAAGCACCTCAACGACATGGTGTTCTCTCAACAGAGGAAGGTCAAGGCCATGATAGAGGAG GTTGAAACCTTGAGAGAAAAAGTTGCACAGAAGGATATGTTCATCGCTGAGCTGCTGGACAGGATTGCCATTGTGGAGTGTGAG AATAATGAGTTAGAAGACAAGTTGAAGTATTTTATGTCTGTACAGAGAGCATCTGAGACTAAAGTAGCCACCAGGGATGTTGGAGTTGGCTGTGACCTGCCTGTTAG ATCCGAGGAGCTGCTGTATGTCGCTCCTGTCCAACCCAGCCCTGTCTCATCAACCCTGAGATCCTCTAGCAGACTGAGCAATAGTCTACTTAAATACACTCCTGGCCAGTACACCACAATGCTGCGGTCCAATGTAGTACATACACAAGAAACTACAACCAGTACCACTCAAACTGCAACTCTATCTTCAAGTTATGTTCACACAAGCGATGAAGATGGCACGTCTGAATCTCCAACAGCCCCAGAACTGTCCTCTGCCACCAGTCCTAGAGCGAGAACCAGCCCGTCACAGATCTACACTCCTTTTATGAGGCTGATGGAGATGAGCTCCAAGATGAGCATTGATTGA
- the myzap gene encoding myocardial zonula adherens protein isoform X2 encodes MLQNGMAGAISTTTTTEIPDLNERRIRRLRLTLRPEDSAKTQNETANSGEKLVSGSWKKKNGLMQRERPPGRESPQQEDKHLVTNGIGSEQLAQHGPRVYGVVHSTGSNHQQEVIAREWSVSHLRDEMRYIREVRDSLEKVRERMYGQFGGMQQSVQKLSQELKAANSHKRFLESEVRTRRAAMDSFDQMNSSLISANIDLQKSLLESCHNRVGNRDEMRSLRSSMEKTEEKLKETERQLAAAQAENRSLKHQVETSQEAKTQALKELSAKLQREYEEQLQEQQRKYRDEIEALQAQLDDYMRRLEEAERNAQIAEAKIAERDQRITEVERLLNCMAQEKGDLTKKLVECEQRLRGLDQTDHADKAVAKQAEQLKGEAAELRERIKHLNDMVFSQQRKVKAMIEEVETLREKVAQKDMFIAELLDRIAIVECERASETKVATRDVGVGCDLPVRSEELLYVAPVQPSPVSSTLRSSSRLSNSLLKYTPGQYTTMLRSNVVHTQETTTSTTQTATLSSSYVHTSDEDGTSESPTAPELSSATSPRARTSPSQIYTPFMRLMEMSSKMSID; translated from the exons ATGCTGCAAAATGGCATGGCCGGTGCCATTAGCACCACAACCACTACAGAGATACCAGACCTCAATGAG AGGAGAATCAGACGTCTCAGATTAACCCTCCGGCCTGAGGACAGTGCTAAAACTCAGAATGAAACTGCCAACTCT GGGGAGAAACTGGTCAGTGGTTcctggaaaaagaaaaatgggCTCATGCAGAGAGAAAGACCACCTGGGAGAGAATCACCTCAACAAGAAGACAAG CACCTTGTGACCAATGGCATCGGTAGTGAACAGCTCGCTCAGCACGGGCCCAGAGTTTATGGCGTGGTGCACAGCACAGGCTCCAACCACCAACAGGAAGTGATAGCACGAGAGTGGTCTGTCAGTCACCTGAGGGATGAGATGAGGTACATCAGAGAG GTACGTGACTCTTTGGAAAAAGTCAGAGAGCGGATGTATGGCCAGTTTGGAGGGATGCAACAATCAGTGCAAAAATTATCTCAGGAATTAAAG GCGGCCAACTCTCATAAGCGTTTCCTAGAGTCAGAGGTGAGGACGAGAAGGGCAGCTATGGACAGCTTTGACCAGATGAACAGCTCCCTTATATCAGCAAACATTGATCTGCAG AAATCATTGCTGGAAAGCTGTCATAACCGTGTGGGGAACAGGGATGAGATGAGATCTCTGCGCAGCTCGATGGAGAAGACAGAAGAGAAACTCAAGGAAACAGAGAGACAACTAGCAGCAGCACAGGCTGAAAACCGCTCTCTCAAACATCAG gtggaGACTTCTCAGGAGGCAAAGACTCAAGCACTGAAAGAGTTGAGTGCTAAGCTACAGAGGGAATATGAGGAACAGCTGCAGGAACAGCAGAGGAAGTACAGAGATGAGATCGAGGCATTGCAG GCACAGCTTGATGACTACATGAGGAGACTTGAGGAGGCAGAGAGGAATGCTCAGATAGCTGAGGCAAAGATCGCTGAAAGGGACCAAAGAATTACAGAGGTGGAAAGGCTACTAAACTGTATGGCTCAG GAGAAGGGTGACCTAACAAAAAAACTTGTTGAATGTGAACAACGTTTGCGTGGTTTGGACCAAACTGACCATGCAGACAAAGCTGTGGCCAAACA GGCCGAGCAGCTGAAAGGGGAAGCAGCAGAACTGCGAGAGAGAATAAAGCACCTCAACGACATGGTGTTCTCTCAACAGAGGAAGGTCAAGGCCATGATAGAGGAG GTTGAAACCTTGAGAGAAAAAGTTGCACAGAAGGATATGTTCATCGCTGAGCTGCTGGACAGGATTGCCATTGTGGAGTGTGAG AGAGCATCTGAGACTAAAGTAGCCACCAGGGATGTTGGAGTTGGCTGTGACCTGCCTGTTAG ATCCGAGGAGCTGCTGTATGTCGCTCCTGTCCAACCCAGCCCTGTCTCATCAACCCTGAGATCCTCTAGCAGACTGAGCAATAGTCTACTTAAATACACTCCTGGCCAGTACACCACAATGCTGCGGTCCAATGTAGTACATACACAAGAAACTACAACCAGTACCACTCAAACTGCAACTCTATCTTCAAGTTATGTTCACACAAGCGATGAAGATGGCACGTCTGAATCTCCAACAGCCCCAGAACTGTCCTCTGCCACCAGTCCTAGAGCGAGAACCAGCCCGTCACAGATCTACACTCCTTTTATGAGGCTGATGGAGATGAGCTCCAAGATGAGCATTGATTGA